A region of the Acidobacteriota bacterium genome:
AAACCAAACGCTCGATTTTGATTTCCTGGCCGTCAGTCAAACGGCGGGCGTAACGGTGCAAGTCACCGTTACGGCCAATGGCATCACGGCGAGTGTGACAGCGCAGGGCAATGATGTTTACCGCTTGCGGCTTACGGCAGGCGGCAACAGCGTGGGCGAATACACGGCGCTGGTTACAGTGACGAGCAGCACGGGCGCGAAATTCATTCACTCAATTGCCGTGCGCGTGCGCAGGCCGACGAACCTGCCGACGGCGAACGATCAATCCGTCGTGACCAACGCCGGCACGCCGCGCAATGTGACCTTGACGGGCAGCGATCCGCTGGGCCGGGCGATTACGTTGCTGGTGATTACTTCACCGGCCAATGGCGCGATTGGCGGCTCGCTGCCCAATGCCGTGTATACGCCGCAGGGCGGCTTTAGAGGGCTGGATGCGTTTCAATATCGGGCCAACGTCAACAACAGTTCGATCATCGGCGAGAACTCGACGGTTTATGTGATCGTCAGGTGAAACCACGTGGATTGACCTCGAACGTAATGCCTAAGTGCATGGAGTTCAGCCTTTAGATCGGTTTTCACTTCGGTTTACGGGAAAAGCCGCGCAGCGGGACGGTACCGCGCGCGTGAGCAAGCGGCGCGTCACGCTTCCGCCCTTGGCCGAGTCGCACAGACTCCGCTTGCTCACGCGCGCGGTACCGTCCCGGCACAAGCTGCTCCCGTAAACGCGATTGCAAACCGCTCTAGGTTGGTGGTGGCGCGCTCTGGCGCGCCAAACAAGTTAAAGCTTGAACTCCATGCTTTTCCCCTGCTTACGCGCCTGTCTTTCGCGCTCATTTGTTGAAGACTTATGCCGCTCATAGCAACCACAACGATGCCCCCATTCAAACGCCAAATCCGCTGGTGGATGCTGGCGTTGCTGTTCTTTGTCACGGTCATCAATTTCGTAGACCGGCAGGCGCTGGCGGTGCTGGGCAATGACATCACTGACGAATTCAAACTGTCGAATACGGCGTTTGGCAGCATCGTCTCGTGGTTCCGCTTCGGCATGTTGGTCGGCGAATTCCCGATGGGCATATTGATGGATCGCGTGGGCGTGCGCCTCGGCTTGGCCCTGGCGGTGTCGTGGTGGTCGCTGGGCAATGGCTTGCACGCGCTGGCCGGTTCGCTCTGGCATTTTCGTATCTTCAGGTTTTGGCTGGGCACGGGTGAATGTGGCAATTATTCGGGCGGCAATAAGATCGTGGCTACTTGGTTCCCGGTGCGCGAGCGGGCCTTGGCGATTGGCGTCTTTAACAGCGCCTCGATGGCGGGGTCGTTCGTCGCGGCGTTTCTGATCATTCCGATTCGCGAACATTTCGGCTGGCGCGCGGGCTTTCTGGTGCCGAGTTTGTTGGGCGTCGTGTGGGTGTTGTGCTGGTGGTTTATCTATCGCCAGCCGCAGGAGCACAAAAGTGTGACGGCGGCGGAATTGCAGCACATCCTCAGCGACAGCGTGCCTGAATACAGTGAGACAGCGCCCAGCAATTGGGATTTGCTGAAGCTGAAACAAACCTGGGGGCTGATGCTCTGCCGGTTCTGGGTTGGCCCGGTGGTGGAGTTTTATTTGTACTGGATGCCGAAATACTTCCGCGATGTGCGCGGGTTGAGCATCAAGGACAGCGCCTATTTTAATTCGGTGACCTTTGTCTTTGGCGATTTGGGCAGCATCGGCGGTGGTGTGGCGGCGGCCTGGTTGCTGCGCAAAAGCTGGCAAGTCAAATCAGCGCGCCAGGCGACGTTGCTGTTTGGCGCATCGTTTTGTTTGCTCAGCTTTTTGGTGCCCGTGACGCACAGCGTGCCGGTGGCGATTGGGTTGATCTCGCTGGTGTTGCTGGGCCACACCTTTCTGTCGGCGAACATGTTCGCGTCGGTTTCGGATGTGTTTCCCAATTCGGCGGTCGCGCGGGTGACGGGGTTGACCGGCATGGCGAATGGCGTCAGCGGCATGCTTTTCCCGCTCATCACGGGCGTGATCGTAGACAAGTTTTCCTATGGGCCGGTCTTTTTTATGGCGGCGCTGATGCCCTTGCTGGGCGTGCTATTGGCGCTCGTGACCTTGAAAGATTTTCGGCGGATCGAGGCAGTACCGCGCGCGTGAGCAAGCGGCGCGTCGAGCGTAGGCCATGTTGGTGAGTTGTCCAATCTCCGCTTGCTCACGCGCGCGGTACTGTTCCGCTTGAACATGAATCTCTGAACGCATGCCAGACATACTCATTACAGAAAACATCCGGGGCGTCGCAATGGACGAGTTGTGCCGCGAATTCGACGCCGTCTTCGCGCCTGATTTGTGGCAACAACCGGCGCGCTTGCTCGACATGGTGCCGGACTTCCGCGCTTTGATCGCGCGCAATCAGACGCAACTGACGCGCGAGTTGATGGCGGCGGGCACGCGCCTGGAAGTCATCGGGCGCGCGGGCGTCGGCATGGACAACGTTGATCTGGACGCGGCGAACGAGCACGGCATCGTCGTCGCGCTGACGCCCGAACAAAGCACGAATTCCGTCGCCGAGTTGGTCATCGGCCTGCTGCTTTCGCTGATGCGTTCCATTTCGGTGGCAGATCGCGATACCAAAGCCGGGGGCTGGAATCGCCAACGCTTCATGGGCAATGAGATCAGCGGCAAGACGCTCGGCATCATCGGCTTCGGACGCATCGGTAGCAGCACTGCGGCCAAGGCCCGCGCCTTGGGCATGGAAATCCTGGACTACGATCCTTACGTTGATCCTGAGAGTTTGCGCGCGCTCGAAATCCGCGCGCGGCTCACCAGCTTTGCCGAAGTCCTCTCACGTTCGGATTGCGTCAGCTTGCACATCCCCGAAAACGAAGAGACGCGCGGCATGTTCGGCGCTGAGCAATTCCGCCTGATGAAACCGGGCGGCTTTTTCATCAATGCGGCGCGGGGCGGCGTCGTGCAGGAAGACGCCTTGCTGCACGCTTTGCAAACCAAACAAATCGCCGGTGCGGCCTTGGAAGTGCGCCAGCAGGAACCCGCGCTGCCGAGCGGCTTTGATGTGCTGCCGAACGTCATCCAGTTGCCGCATCTCGGCGCTTCAACGTATGAAGCGCAACACCGCGTCGTCACCGCCATCTGCCGCGATGTGCGCAGCATCCTGCTGGGCGGCGCGGCGCGTAACTTTGCGAATTTTGCAAAACCCAGAAAGTAGTCAGTAGTCAGTAGTCAGTAGGTATCTGCGGATGGGCTACCGGTTACCGGCTACTGACTACTGACTACTGACTACTGACTACTGACTACTGTTATGAAACTCTTTCTTGATACTGCTGATGTCGCCCAAGTCCGCGAGGCGTGGAGCTGGGGCGTTATTGATGGCGTGACGACGAACCCTTCGCACGTGTCCAAAACGGGCCGCCGGGCACAGGACGTGTACGCCGAAATTCTGGACATTGTGGACGGGCCGGTGAGTTTGGAAACCGTCACGTTGACCGCGCCGGAAATCATTGAAGAAGGCCGCACGCTGGCGCAGTTGCACCGGAACGTCGTCGTCAAGGTGCCGCTGCTCAAAGAAGGTTTGAAGGCCGTCAAGGTGTTGAGCGCCGAAGGCATCAAGACCAATGTGACCATTACCTTCTCGCCCTTGCAGGCGTTGTTGGCGGCCAAATGCGGCGCGACATACATCAGCCCGTTTGTCGGGCGGCTCGATGCAGTCGGACATTTCGGCATGGAGTTGGTCGAACAGATCAAAACGATCTACGACAATTACGGCTACCAGACCGAAATCATCGCCGCCGCCCTGCGCCATCCGACGCATGTGCTGGAAGCGGGTCTGGCGGGCGCGCACGTTTGCACGATGGCGTTCGAGATTCTGGATCAGCTTTACCACCATCCATTGACCGATGTGGTGTTACAGCAATTTCTGACTGATTGGGCGAAGGTGCCGGAATGACCCATGTAGTGGCGAATTTATTTGCTACGTAACAGAGCAATAATTGACGCAACGAATAAATTCTTTCTGTAAATAATGCGGGGCTGGAAAGGGAACAAATGTTCAGAGTTCACGCTTCAGCGTGTGAGTGGCGGCCCGCAGACACGCTGAAGCGTGAACTCTGAACTGTCGGCACCGAAAAATTTACAGGAAGAATTTATTCGTTACTACGAGGGAAAGTGCTGAATCTAAATCTCTGATGTAGCTGCGGCATTCATTCGCTGGTGGAAATTGCCGGCTCATCCGCTGCGGGAGTTGCTTGGTAGGGCAGAAACAGCGTGAAGGTCGAGCCGCTGCCGACGGTCGAGGTGACTTCGACGCGGCCACCGTGGGCGCGCACGATGCGGCGCACGGCGGGCAGGCCCAGGCCGGTGCCGTGGGCATTGGTGGTGAAAAACGGATTGAAGATGCGCTGTAGGTTTTCCGCCGGAATGCCGCAACCGTCATCGGTCACGATGACGCGCGCAAACGCCGCGTGCAGATCGTTGAGTTGATCGTGGCTCACTGAAACGACGATTTGGCCGGGGCCTGCGATGGCGTCGAGCGCATTCAAGATCAGATTGAGGACGGCGTCTTCGATTTGATGTTCGTCAATGGCAAGCACCAACGGCAGCGCCGGGGAGATGAACTTTACCCGAATGCGCCCGTGGGTCGCCGAGGCTGCAATCGCCTGGCCCAGACCGACGGCGCGTTGCACGGTGTCGGCCAGATTCGCCGGTTGAAAATTGAAGGTGCGCGGGCGGGCGCGGCTCAGCAGCAATTGAATCGCGCTATCAATGCGATTGACCTCGTGGCGCACATTTTCGAGCACGGCGCGCTCGGGGTCTTCGGGCAGACGGCGCTGGATCAGGATGTCCACCGCGCCTTGTATCCCCGCCAGCGGGTTTTTGATTTCGTGCGCCAGCCCCGCCACCAACTCGCCTAAACGCGCGATCTGTTCGATGCGCGATTGCTCGCGTTCGCGCAAGGCCACATCCGTCACATCGCGCACCACCATCACAAACGCGATCACCTGCCCGGCCACATCGCGCACGGGCGAAACGCGGGCGCGCAGGCGCTGGCCCGGATTGCGCCCGCTAATCTCTTCGGTCGCGGTGACGCCGGTCAACAGGCTGTTGAGGCGCGCGCATTGTTTCGGAAGCTGGCCGTGGTCGCTGGCGCAACCAAAAACGTCATTGCAGGTTTTGCCGATCAACTCGGCGGGCGGGCGTCCGAACATCTCCGCAAAGGCACGATTGACCAGCATGATGCGCGCATCAGTGGTTTGCACGCACACGCCATCTTCCATGGCCTCGAATAAAGCCTCCCATTGGGGCAGCCATTCAGAGCCGTCCGCCGTGGGTAAAATTGGCAAGGAAGTCGAAGATTCCATGTGAGAAAAACGGGAAGCTTGGTCGAGCGGGCAGGCACCAAGCGGGAAGCGAAATTATCCTTGTTCATTTGTGATGGCGGCGCAAGCTGCCGGGCGCTGACAAATGAACAAGCAACCATGACCAATGACCAGCCGCAGCCTGATTTCGAGCAAAGCCTACGCGGCGGCCGTTGTGCTGGAACGCACGGTTTCCGCCCGGCAGAACGAGCGGGACCACTCATCCTGCTGTCACGGCGTTAGCCTCAGCTTGCGCCGCGCCGCTTTCGAGTTTCTTCAAGCGATAGCGCAATTGGTCGCGCGAAATGCGCAGCAATTCCGCCGCGCGCGTTTGATTGCCGCCGCTGCGTTTCAGGGCCTGTTCGACCAGCGACATCTCGACGGCTTCCAGTTCGACGCCAGCGGCGGGCAAGGGGAAACATTCCGCCAGCGTTTTCGGCGGCGGCGGTTCAACCGGCAAGACGGTGCTCACGGGCGACGCCGGAGTCGCCACAAACGTTGCTGACGCCACCGGCACGGCGGGTGTTACACCATTGGCCAATACATTTGGCGGGTTAGCCGGAACTTCGATGACAGCGGGCAGCGCGGTTGGCACGGGGGCGGAATCCAGCCACGATTTGGCTGGCACGGGCGGCGCGTAGCCTTCCGCCAAACCGCGCGGCAGCCAATTGGTGGTGATGTAATTCTGATCTTCCAGAATCATCACGCGTTCAATGACGTTGCGTAACTCGCGCACATTGCCCGGCCAGGGATAGCGGCGGAATAAATCAATCACCTCTGGCGCAAGCCCGCGGATCTGTTTGCGGAGTTTTTGATTGAACTGTTTGAGATAAAATTCGGCTAGCGCCAGTACATCGTCGCCGCGTTCGCGCAACGGCGGCAGATCAATCTGAATCACCGACAAGCGGTAATACAGATCGAGCCGGAAGCGGCCCGCTTCGCTTTCGGTGCGCAAATCGCGGTTGGACGCGGCAATCACGCGCACGTGCAGGGGCAAGTCTTTCAACCCACCGACGCGGCGGAAGGCCCCTTCTTCCAAAACGCGCAGCAGTTTGGCCTGCAACCCCAGTTCGAGTTCGCCAATTTCATCCAGAAAGATCGTGCCGCCTTCGGCCTGTTCAAACAGCCCCTCTTTGCGACCTTTGGCGTCGGTGAACGCGCCTTTTTCGTAACCGAACAATTCGCTTTCGAGCAAGGTGGCCGGAATGGCCGCGCAGTTGATGGCGACGAACGGATAGTCCGCGCGGTGCGAGGCGTAATGCGTCGCTTTGGCAACCAGGTCTTTACCCGTGCCGCTTTCGCCTTGCAAGAGCACCGACGACGCTTCGCTTTCGGCGACGCGGCGCGCCAGCGCCAGCATACGCTGCATGGTGGAAGACTGGCCGATGATCTGCTCGAAATTGAATTCGCTTTTCTGTTCGCGGCGCATGCGCGAAACCTCGCGGCGCAGCTTGCTGGCTTCCAAGCCATTGCGAATGGTGACCTGCAGTTCGTTCAGGTTGATTGGCTTGCCGATGAAATCATAAGCGCCCCCGCGCATGGCGGCGATGGTGTCTTCGACCAGCACATTGGCGGTGATCATAATCACCACGGCGTGCGGCTGGCGCGCTTTCAATTCGCGCAACACATCCAGCCCGGAGCCATCCGGCAAATTGATGTCGAGCAAAACCGCCACCGGGCGGTCTGCCTCAAATGAAGAGAGTGCGCCCGCGACCGTGCCGGCTTCCAGCGTTTCGTACCCCCAACTCCGCAACGCTTCATTGAGCGTCCAGCGAATCAACGGTTCGTCATCTACAACCAGAATTTTTTCTTTAGCCATAGCCGGTTTGCCCTTTCAACCCTTTTCTGTGTCTGCTTGGTGCTGCAATTACTCTGCCACATAGGCGGCGTGCGATTCAGCGTAAGACTGTTGCGGATTTTGCCTTAGTTGAGGAATGTTCACCACGTCTATTGCGAAAAATCCCGCAGGCGGTCTCGCAACATTTAGGCGCGCTCAATGTTGACAGCCGTGACTTTGTATTCGGGCGCGGCGGTTTGGCTATCGCGCCAAGGGCTGGTCACCTGATTCAAAAACACGTCGGCGGTGTGGAAGGTGGCGAAAAGTTCGCCAGGCTGTAGGTTTTCGTTGAGCCGAATCGGCAAACACGCCGCGCCATAATGGCTGCGCAACCGCACCTGTTCGCCCGTGTGTAACGCCAACCGCGCGGCGTCAACGGGCGCGATGTCCAGAAAGTCAGCCGGATGCAGCACCGTATTTTTGGTGCGCAGCGTCATCGTGCCCGCGTTGAACTGATGCAGCGTGCGGCCCGTGATGAGCAGGAAGGGAAATTCCGTCGAGATGGTTTCGCTGGTCGGATGATATGGAATGCGCCGCAACGCCGCGCGCGGCCCCAGCGGAAAGGTTTCTTTGTGCAACAACGTCGTGCCTGGATGATCAGTAGATGGGCAAGGCCATTGCAAGCCGCCGTGTTCAAGACGGGCGTAACTGATGCCGCTGCCGGCGGGCCAAACGGCGCGCACTTCATCCCAAATCTCGTTGGGGTTCTCAAACGCGAATTGCTCGCCGTGCCCCAGCGCTTGGGCCAACAAACAAATGATTTCCCAATCGGGCTTGGCTTCGCCCAATGGCGCGATGACCTGGCGTACCCGCTGCAAGCGGCGCTCGGCATTCATAAACGTGCCGTCTTTTTCAAACGAAGACGCGGCGGGCAGAAAGACCGTGCCGAATGCGCGCGCGGTTTCGTTCAGAAACATATCTTGCACGATCACCAGTTCGAGCGCGGCCAGCGCCCGTTTCGTCGCCGCCGCGTTGGCATTGGTCAGTTGAATGTCATAGCCAATCGCCCACAACGCCTTGAACTGACCCACCGCCGCCGCGTCCAGCATCTGCATCATGTTCAAGCCTGGTTTGGTCGGCAGCGCCGCGCCCCAAACATTTTCAAACAGCACGCGTCCGGCCTCGACGCCAATCGCCCCGGTCAGGCTGGCCGGTTCGCAACCCATGTGCGCCGAGCCTTGCACGTTGTTTTGCCCGCGCAAAGGATTGACGCCCG
Encoded here:
- a CDS encoding hydroxyacid dehydrogenase, translating into MPDILITENIRGVAMDELCREFDAVFAPDLWQQPARLLDMVPDFRALIARNQTQLTRELMAAGTRLEVIGRAGVGMDNVDLDAANEHGIVVALTPEQSTNSVAELVIGLLLSLMRSISVADRDTKAGGWNRQRFMGNEISGKTLGIIGFGRIGSSTAAKARALGMEILDYDPYVDPESLRALEIRARLTSFAEVLSRSDCVSLHIPENEETRGMFGAEQFRLMKPGGFFINAARGGVVQEDALLHALQTKQIAGAALEVRQQEPALPSGFDVLPNVIQLPHLGASTYEAQHRVVTAICRDVRSILLGGAARNFANFAKPRK
- a CDS encoding PAS domain-containing protein, with amino-acid sequence MPILPTADGSEWLPQWEALFEAMEDGVCVQTTDARIMLVNRAFAEMFGRPPAELIGKTCNDVFGCASDHGQLPKQCARLNSLLTGVTATEEISGRNPGQRLRARVSPVRDVAGQVIAFVMVVRDVTDVALREREQSRIEQIARLGELVAGLAHEIKNPLAGIQGAVDILIQRRLPEDPERAVLENVRHEVNRIDSAIQLLLSRARPRTFNFQPANLADTVQRAVGLGQAIAASATHGRIRVKFISPALPLVLAIDEHQIEDAVLNLILNALDAIAGPGQIVVSVSHDQLNDLHAAFARVIVTDDGCGIPAENLQRIFNPFFTTNAHGTGLGLPAVRRIVRAHGGRVEVTSTVGSGSTFTLFLPYQATPAADEPAISTSE
- the fsa gene encoding fructose-6-phosphate aldolase — translated: MKLFLDTADVAQVREAWSWGVIDGVTTNPSHVSKTGRRAQDVYAEILDIVDGPVSLETVTLTAPEIIEEGRTLAQLHRNVVVKVPLLKEGLKAVKVLSAEGIKTNVTITFSPLQALLAAKCGATYISPFVGRLDAVGHFGMELVEQIKTIYDNYGYQTEIIAAALRHPTHVLEAGLAGAHVCTMAFEILDQLYHHPLTDVVLQQFLTDWAKVPE
- a CDS encoding sigma-54-dependent Fis family transcriptional regulator; this translates as MAKEKILVVDDEPLIRWTLNEALRSWGYETLEAGTVAGALSSFEADRPVAVLLDINLPDGSGLDVLRELKARQPHAVVIMITANVLVEDTIAAMRGGAYDFIGKPINLNELQVTIRNGLEASKLRREVSRMRREQKSEFNFEQIIGQSSTMQRMLALARRVAESEASSVLLQGESGTGKDLVAKATHYASHRADYPFVAINCAAIPATLLESELFGYEKGAFTDAKGRKEGLFEQAEGGTIFLDEIGELELGLQAKLLRVLEEGAFRRVGGLKDLPLHVRVIAASNRDLRTESEAGRFRLDLYYRLSVIQIDLPPLRERGDDVLALAEFYLKQFNQKLRKQIRGLAPEVIDLFRRYPWPGNVRELRNVIERVMILEDQNYITTNWLPRGLAEGYAPPVPAKSWLDSAPVPTALPAVIEVPANPPNVLANGVTPAVPVASATFVATPASPVSTVLPVEPPPPKTLAECFPLPAAGVELEAVEMSLVEQALKRSGGNQTRAAELLRISRDQLRYRLKKLESGAAQAEANAVTAG
- a CDS encoding MFS transporter, yielding MPPFKRQIRWWMLALLFFVTVINFVDRQALAVLGNDITDEFKLSNTAFGSIVSWFRFGMLVGEFPMGILMDRVGVRLGLALAVSWWSLGNGLHALAGSLWHFRIFRFWLGTGECGNYSGGNKIVATWFPVRERALAIGVFNSASMAGSFVAAFLIIPIREHFGWRAGFLVPSLLGVVWVLCWWFIYRQPQEHKSVTAAELQHILSDSVPEYSETAPSNWDLLKLKQTWGLMLCRFWVGPVVEFYLYWMPKYFRDVRGLSIKDSAYFNSVTFVFGDLGSIGGGVAAAWLLRKSWQVKSARQATLLFGASFCLLSFLVPVTHSVPVAIGLISLVLLGHTFLSANMFASVSDVFPNSAVARVTGLTGMANGVSGMLFPLITGVIVDKFSYGPVFFMAALMPLLGVLLALVTLKDFRRIEAVPRA